In Spinacia oleracea cultivar Varoflay chromosome 5, BTI_SOV_V1, whole genome shotgun sequence, a single window of DNA contains:
- the LOC110777982 gene encoding PLAT domain-containing protein 3-like: protein MAAKHILSNLAIVLCFSIFALFATADDNECVYTVYVRTSNAISGGTDAKISVAFYDDTGYGVLVKDLQAWGGLMGKDHDYYERGNLDIFSGRGPCLSKPVCSMELTSDGSAGSHHSHDWYCNYVEVTTTGPHIDCAQQLFTVEQWLSLDRSPNELTAVRDNCNYSDGLKRRRPLLPVETLLAASAAAKQLPLQSIIPRSQF from the exons ATGGCAGCCAAACACATCCTATCCAATTTAGCAATCGTCCTATGCTTCTCCATTTTTGCTTTATTCGCCACCGCT GATGATAATGAATGTGTATACACAGTGTATGTAAGAACAAGCAACGCCATCAGCGGCGGAACAGACGCCAAAATCAGCGTAGCATTTTACGATGATACAGGCTACGGGGTACTTGTAAAAGACCTACAGGCCTGGGGTGGGCTGATGGGGAAAGACCACGACTACTACGAGCGAGGCAACCTCGACATCTTTTCGGGCCGTGGACCGTGCCTGAGCAAACCGGTTTGCTCCATGGAGCTTACCTCTGATGGATCAGCTGGAAGTCACCACAGCCACGACTGGTACTGTAACTACGTGGAGGTCACCACCACTGGGCCCCACATTGACTGTGCTCAACAGTTGTTCACTGTTGAACAGTGGCTTTCACTTGATAGGTCTCCAAACGAACTTACTGCTGTTAGGGACAACTGTAACTACTCTGATGGACTTAAACGACGTCGTCCACTTCTTCCTGTTGAAACCCTTCTTGCAGCTTCCGCAGCAGCTAAGCAGCTTCCTCTTCAATCTATCATTCCTAGATctcaattttaa